The Streptomyces sp. SS1-1 genome includes the window CGCTCTGATCTGTGTGCGCGTCGCGAAGTCCATGGCCCCGGATTCCTGGTCCACCCGGTCCACGGCCTGGTACACGTGCAGCCTCGCCGTCTGTAGGTGCAGTGCCGCATCTGCCATCTGTATCTGCACACCCACGGAGTCCGCCTGCCTGCCGTGCACGGTGAAGGACAACGGCTTTTCCGTCGCTGCGTTCTTCACCGTCTCAAAGGCGGCTTTGCCAAGGCCCAGCAGTGGCCCCGCAAGGCAGAGCAGCAGCATCGATCCGAACACCGACGAGTAGAGCGGCTCGTCCTCTCGGAAGGAGCGGGGGTAGCTGCCCTGGGAAGCGGCGCGAACTGACAGCATTCGGTGTTCGGGCACGAAGACATCTCGCCCGATCAGCGTGTTACTCGCCGTACCCTTCATGCCTGCTGTGCGCCAGGTGTCCTCGATCGTGAGGTCCGAGGCAGGGATCAACAGCATGGCCTGCTCCGCGGCCGCTCCTGCTTCGTCCTGCAACAAGGCCCCCAGAGCGGCCCAGGTGGCGTAGGGGGCACCGGAGTTGTACGACCACTTTCCGCTAACGAGCCATCCGCCGGACACGCGACAGCCGACGCCGGTAGGAGCGGCCACACCGGTGACCCGGGCATCTGGGTCGGCTCCGAACACCTCTTCCTGGGCCTTGTCGGGGAAGAGGCTGGTCAGCCAGTTGGTCACCGAGATGATCATGGCGGTCCATGCGGTGGAGCCGTCTGCTTCGCCGAGAGCCTCGGAAACGTCCGTCAGGGTGCGCAGGTCGGTCTCGTGCCCTCCGAAACGCTTCGGAGTCAGCAGTCGGAAGACCCCGGCCCCGGCAAGTTCGGCAACGACGTCTGCTGAAATGGCGCGGTCCGCTTCGCCGCGCTCCGCCTGCGCACGCAGAAGCGGTTGCAGGGCACGGGCACGCTCAACAAGATCCGCCCCGGTCACTGCTGGCGGACCCGGCGCATTCTTTTCGCATGCGCTGCTGGTGCTCACGACGATCTCCTCGTGCATTGTTCCGAGCTGGTGACAGCGTTGGGTGCCCAGGTTCAGGCGAGGGTGTTGCGCGCGATCTTCGACAGCAGGGCGGCAAGTTCTTCCGGTGCGGACAGGAAGGGTGAGTGACTGCTCGCCATGGGGTGAGCCTCGGTCGCCCTACCGGCCAGGGCCTCCTGATGTTCCACAGAAAGCGCCTGGTCACGTTCGCAGACGATGTACGTCGACGGAATGAGGTGCCAGCCTGCTTGCTCCACGACGTCACTGAAGGACCTTGTGCTCTGCGGCAGCAGCCGCTCTACAGCCTGCTCGGCTTCCGAAGCAGGCACGTCCGCGTAGAACACGGAGATCGGATCGTCCGGTACCGCCTGCTCTTCCTCCCCGTCGGGAGGAAGAGGCGCTCCGTAGAAGCCGAGGAGGCTCTCACCGACGTCGAGCTGGAAGGC containing:
- a CDS encoding acyl-CoA dehydrogenase family protein; translated protein: MSTSSACEKNAPGPPAVTGADLVERARALQPLLRAQAERGEADRAISADVVAELAGAGVFRLLTPKRFGGHETDLRTLTDVSEALGEADGSTAWTAMIISVTNWLTSLFPDKAQEEVFGADPDARVTGVAAPTGVGCRVSGGWLVSGKWSYNSGAPYATWAALGALLQDEAGAAAEQAMLLIPASDLTIEDTWRTAGMKGTASNTLIGRDVFVPEHRMLSVRAASQGSYPRSFREDEPLYSSVFGSMLLLCLAGPLLGLGKAAFETVKNAATEKPLSFTVHGRQADSVGVQIQMADAALHLQTARLHVYQAVDRVDQESGAMDFATRTQIRAQAGYAAQQVLVAINTLLNVHGAGAFAESNPLQRIWRDANTAARHAGLVPAVGFEAYGKTLLGVEEPVSLMV
- a CDS encoding alpha/beta fold hydrolase encodes the protein MIMKVVLLLYPDAMTPPTLLLVHGAWHGGWCWEKLQAALDTEATEARTVDLPSAGGRSGIAADVNAIRQVLARIEGHVVVVAHSYGGIPVTQAIVEAPNVVHVVYLAAFQLDVGESLLGFYGAPLPPDGEEEQAVPDDPISVFYADVPASEAEQAVERLLPQSTRSFSDVVEQAGWHLIPSTYIVCERDQALSVEHQEALAGRATEAHPMASSHSPFLSAPEELAALLSKIARNTLA